One genomic segment of Rivularia sp. PCC 7116 includes these proteins:
- a CDS encoding cyclic peptide export ABC transporter — translation MNLLWLLLKASWLQVAIAVFTGLVSGGTTARLIALINKAISDGFQSSNSFSDLVWQFPIFALIVVVNSIISQVLLINLSQEAVYQLRLRLSRGILSSQLRHLEKLGTSRLLATLTEDVATLTATVYAIPFICVDIAIIAGCLFYLSFLSSTVFTFTVGFVMIAVGSIQLLINRAQGYLVTGRDEQDRLLKHFRAITEGIKELKLHTARRQEFFDSELQHSAAICRDQNSAALLTFSVSTGLGNLLFFILVGLLLFLLPQIAPISPSILSAYILTVTYLMLPMQSILDKLQALSKATVALQKIERMGLVLAGNKENYIEEKKKDVNTFKKLELKKVVHAYPGEDKESRFSLGPVDLTFKPGEIVFIVGGNGSGKSTLAKLITGLYIPEEGEIVLDDKVITDDNREWYRQHFSVIFSDFYLFEKLLGMEKPALDEQAQEYLRQLKISHKVTIENGKLSTTELSQGQRKRLALLTAYLENRQIYLFDEWASDQDPMFRDIFYKEILQNLKKRNKTVIVISHDDHYFHLADRIIKLDYGKVEYDKINAQLEVGHRA, via the coding sequence ATGAATTTACTCTGGCTTTTATTGAAGGCTTCTTGGTTGCAAGTGGCGATCGCCGTTTTTACGGGTTTAGTGAGTGGTGGAACAACAGCTAGATTGATAGCGTTGATAAATAAGGCTATTAGCGATGGATTTCAATCCTCAAATAGTTTCAGCGACTTGGTTTGGCAGTTTCCCATTTTCGCATTGATAGTAGTTGTCAACAGCATTATTTCGCAAGTCTTACTCATAAATCTTTCTCAGGAAGCCGTTTATCAATTACGGTTGCGTTTGAGTAGAGGAATTTTATCTTCTCAACTGCGGCATTTAGAAAAATTAGGTACGTCGCGTTTGCTGGCAACTCTTACAGAAGATGTCGCAACATTGACGGCTACAGTTTACGCAATTCCTTTTATCTGTGTTGATATCGCTATTATTGCCGGGTGCTTGTTTTATTTATCGTTCCTATCGAGTACGGTATTTACTTTTACCGTAGGCTTCGTAATGATAGCTGTCGGTAGTATTCAACTATTAATTAATAGAGCGCAAGGTTACTTGGTTACAGGGCGAGACGAACAAGATCGTTTGCTCAAACATTTTCGCGCTATCACCGAAGGTATCAAAGAGCTTAAACTTCACACAGCTCGTCGTCAAGAGTTTTTTGATTCGGAATTGCAGCATAGTGCAGCCATATGTCGCGACCAAAATTCGGCAGCATTATTAACCTTTTCAGTTTCTACAGGATTGGGCAATTTATTGTTTTTTATCCTTGTAGGTTTGCTGCTATTTTTATTACCGCAAATCGCACCTATTTCTCCCAGCATACTATCGGCTTATATACTTACAGTTACTTATTTGATGTTGCCCATGCAAAGCATATTAGATAAGTTACAAGCTTTGTCTAAAGCCACGGTAGCATTACAGAAAATAGAAAGAATGGGTTTAGTATTAGCCGGTAACAAAGAAAACTATATAGAAGAAAAAAAGAAAGATGTAAACACATTTAAAAAATTAGAATTAAAAAAAGTTGTTCATGCATACCCAGGAGAAGACAAAGAAAGTCGTTTTAGTTTAGGCCCGGTTGATTTAACCTTTAAACCAGGGGAAATAGTATTTATAGTTGGCGGAAACGGTAGCGGAAAATCAACTTTAGCCAAACTAATTACGGGATTATATATTCCCGAAGAGGGAGAAATTGTATTAGATGATAAAGTGATTACCGATGATAATCGGGAATGGTATCGCCAACACTTCTCCGTAATTTTCTCCGACTTTTACCTATTTGAAAAACTTTTAGGAATGGAAAAACCAGCCCTAGACGAACAAGCTCAGGAATATTTGAGGCAGTTAAAAATCAGTCACAAAGTCACAATAGAAAACGGTAAACTATCAACTACAGAACTTTCGCAAGGACAGCGAAAGCGGCTGGCATTATTAACAGCTTATTTGGAGAATCGTCAAATTTATCTATTTGATGAATGGGCATCAGATCAAGATCCAATGTTTAGAGACATTTTTTACAAAGAAATATTACAAAACTTGAAAAAACGCAATAAAACAGTAATAGTCATCAGTCACGACGACCATTATTTTCACCTTGCCGATAGAATCATCAAACTAGATTACGGTAAAGTTGAATACGATAAAATTAATGCTCAATTAGAAGTAGGGCATAGAGCCTAG
- a CDS encoding antibiotic biosynthesis monooxygenase produces MILEVAILDIKDGMSDDFEAAFKQASKIISSMPGYISHELQKCVEVPNRYILLARWEALEAHTVGFRKSAEYQEWKRLLHHFYEPFPVVEHYYSV; encoded by the coding sequence ATGATTCTCGAAGTTGCAATTTTAGATATAAAAGACGGAATGTCTGATGATTTTGAAGCCGCATTCAAACAGGCTTCAAAAATTATCTCTTCAATGCCGGGATACATATCTCACGAATTACAAAAATGTGTCGAAGTCCCAAATCGTTATATTTTACTCGCTCGTTGGGAAGCTTTAGAAGCTCATACCGTCGGGTTTAGAAAATCAGCAGAATATCAAGAATGGAAACGACTTTTGCATCATTTTTATGAACCTTTTCCCGTGGTAGAACATTATTATTCGGTTTGA
- the rnhA gene encoding ribonuclease HI has translation MSSQPTIQNIYTDGACTGNPGPGGWGVVVYFDDGSIHEIGDASKKTTNNRMEMQAAIAALEFLESSGQNKPVTLYTDSEYLINCVTKWVKGWKRKGWKKSDGKPVLNQDLLEILDNLNNQKIKWQHVRGHAGNIGNERCDTIARGFASGKIPSLKQMLDINFSDANFAQKAEVEVSSTSNSHITPPVINKKIHNSNLESDTNNTKTMESSSASATLQNEDLPRETRVSQLRSLVETLRIADEIAEKGYLITSSELADLMNVHASAVTSRGDQWRWRNWIVSRVRREGNQILWELERADKLDDDEGE, from the coding sequence ATGTCTTCTCAGCCTACAATTCAAAATATATATACTGATGGCGCTTGTACCGGCAATCCAGGTCCCGGTGGTTGGGGTGTTGTTGTTTACTTCGATGATGGTTCGATTCACGAAATCGGTGATGCATCAAAAAAAACCACCAATAACAGGATGGAAATGCAAGCCGCGATCGCAGCTTTGGAATTTTTAGAATCTTCCGGGCAAAACAAACCCGTTACTCTTTACACCGACAGCGAATATCTAATTAACTGCGTTACGAAGTGGGTGAAAGGATGGAAGCGTAAAGGTTGGAAGAAATCCGACGGAAAACCCGTGCTTAACCAAGATTTATTGGAAATTCTAGATAATCTTAATAATCAAAAGATTAAATGGCAACACGTTCGCGGTCACGCTGGTAATATAGGTAACGAACGTTGCGACACAATCGCCCGTGGTTTTGCTTCAGGGAAAATACCATCGCTAAAGCAAATGCTGGATATAAATTTCAGTGATGCTAATTTCGCACAAAAAGCCGAAGTTGAGGTATCATCTACATCTAACTCACACATTACGCCACCCGTTATTAACAAAAAGATACATAATAGTAATCTTGAGTCGGACACAAACAATACGAAAACTATGGAATCATCTAGCGCTTCTGCTACCTTGCAAAACGAAGATTTACCACGCGAAACAAGAGTCTCGCAACTCCGCAGTTTAGTTGAAACTCTTCGCATTGCTGACGAAATAGCCGAAAAAGGTTACTTAATCACAAGTTCCGAATTAGCGGACTTAATGAACGTCCATGCTAGTGCTGTTACTAGCCGTGGAGACCAATGGCGTTGGAGAAACTGGATAGTTTCCCGAGTACGTCGCGAGGGTAATCAAATACTTTGGGAACTCGAACGCGCCGATAAACTTGACGATGATGAAGGAGAGTAA
- the rplU gene encoding 50S ribosomal protein L21 — MSYAIIETGGKQLKVEPGRFYDIELLHKEPDEKVTIDSVLFVQHDGEVNIGQPLVSGATVEGTVMRHFRGRKVLVYKMKPKKKTRKKRGHRQEITRLMIDSINMNGSVVASAQTSSDSTASNEEAPAEAVTAEVVAE, encoded by the coding sequence ATGAGTTACGCAATTATTGAAACCGGCGGAAAGCAACTAAAAGTTGAACCGGGACGTTTTTACGATATTGAGCTACTGCATAAAGAACCGGATGAGAAAGTTACTATAGATTCAGTTTTATTTGTGCAGCATGACGGTGAAGTTAATATAGGACAGCCTTTAGTGTCCGGAGCTACGGTAGAAGGAACGGTAATGCGCCACTTTAGAGGGCGCAAAGTCTTGGTATACAAGATGAAGCCGAAAAAGAAAACCCGTAAAAAGCGCGGTCATCGTCAAGAAATTACTCGTTTAATGATTGATTCCATTAATATGAATGGTTCTGTCGTTGCTTCTGCACAAACTTCTTCTGATAGTACTGCTAGCAATGAAGAAGCACCTGCTGAAGCCGTAACTGCTGAAGTTGTTGCAGAATAG
- the cruF gene encoding gamma-carotene 1'-hydroxylase CruF has product MRQSVIAERVCLISHILAKVFGLVGIMLVIPNAKMILNFGDVGQTAMQVSMANGGVVDIIFGIVAVSIYACRVLGWRTWLGFLIPSVLISVGSELLGTSTGFPFGDYSYLSGLGYKIGGLVPFTIPLSWFYVGLSAYLIARSGLKVAEKPTLIRHIGAIAIGALLFTSWDFALEPAMSQTAFPFWYWETPGDFFGTPYRNYAGWFGTSALFMSLAALIWGTKPIKLWRSQLVLPLIVYLSNFGFAAGLSLGDGYVIPVSLGFVLGVIPALVLWLKSSTVPTYTVDDVENAANEVAVASLKVAVK; this is encoded by the coding sequence ATGAGACAATCTGTTATTGCGGAGCGCGTCTGCCTTATAAGTCATATTTTGGCTAAGGTTTTCGGACTTGTAGGTATTATGTTGGTGATACCTAACGCCAAAATGATTTTGAATTTTGGGGATGTTGGACAAACAGCTATGCAAGTGAGTATGGCTAATGGTGGTGTAGTAGACATTATTTTTGGCATAGTAGCCGTTTCGATTTATGCATGTAGAGTCTTGGGATGGCGGACTTGGCTGGGTTTTCTAATACCTTCTGTTTTAATATCGGTAGGTAGCGAGCTGCTGGGAACTAGTACTGGTTTTCCCTTTGGAGATTACAGTTATCTTAGTGGTTTGGGTTATAAAATAGGCGGTTTAGTGCCGTTTACTATTCCTTTATCCTGGTTTTATGTAGGTTTGTCAGCTTACTTAATTGCAAGAAGTGGTTTAAAGGTAGCCGAAAAACCAACATTGATTCGCCATATTGGGGCGATCGCCATTGGTGCTTTGCTCTTCACAAGTTGGGATTTCGCTTTGGAACCAGCTATGAGTCAAACAGCTTTTCCTTTCTGGTATTGGGAAACTCCGGGAGACTTCTTCGGAACACCTTATCGAAACTATGCTGGTTGGTTTGGTACTAGCGCCCTGTTTATGAGTTTAGCAGCTTTGATATGGGGTACGAAGCCGATTAAATTATGGCGTTCGCAATTAGTTCTTCCTCTAATTGTTTACTTAAGCAATTTTGGTTTTGCTGCTGGGTTAAGTCTGGGGGATGGTTATGTTATCCCAGTTTCTTTAGGTTTTGTTTTAGGTGTAATTCCGGCTTTAGTTTTGTGGTTGAAAAGTTCTACAGTACCAACCTATACAGTTGATGATGTAGAAAATGCAGCAAATGAAGTTGCAGTCGCTTCTCTAAAAGTTGCTGTTAAGTAA
- the rpmA gene encoding 50S ribosomal protein L27: MAHKKGTGSTRNGRDSNAQRLGVKRYGGQNVLAGNILVRQRGTKYHPGNNVGIGKDDTLFALIDGVVTFERKGKSRKKVSVYTGATESEPATVAS, translated from the coding sequence ATGGCTCATAAGAAGGGAACTGGTAGTACTCGTAACGGACGCGACTCAAATGCTCAGCGCCTTGGCGTGAAACGCTATGGTGGTCAGAATGTTCTCGCTGGAAATATTTTGGTACGTCAACGCGGTACTAAGTATCACCCCGGCAACAATGTTGGTATCGGTAAAGATGATACTTTGTTTGCTTTAATTGACGGTGTTGTAACTTTTGAAAGAAAGGGCAAGAGCCGCAAGAAAGTTAGCGTTTACACTGGCGCTACTGAGTCTGAACCAGCAACTGTTGCTTCTTAA
- a CDS encoding class I SAM-dependent methyltransferase produces MANLWTSAEHALNYLAQADNIPHRTEGEAVLLEEVPKTVKRILDLGTGDGRLLALLKIERHNVESVAVDFSPTMLEAANSRFQGDSTVEVIEHNLDESLPEYGTFDAIVSSFAIHHLSHNRKRSIYVEIFNMLQPGGVFCNLEHVASPTVRLHEKFLKAIGVTPAQDDPSNQLLDVETQLKWLRNIGFEDVDCYWKWLELALLIGRKPKIVTSDAVQ; encoded by the coding sequence ATGGCTAATCTATGGACTTCTGCCGAACATGCTTTGAATTATCTAGCACAAGCGGATAATATTCCTCACCGCACTGAAGGTGAAGCAGTGCTGCTAGAGGAAGTACCTAAAACCGTGAAGCGCATTCTCGATTTAGGTACTGGAGATGGACGCTTGCTAGCATTACTAAAGATTGAACGGCATAACGTTGAATCTGTCGCGGTAGACTTTTCACCAACCATGCTAGAAGCGGCGAACAGTCGTTTTCAAGGTGATTCTACAGTAGAAGTTATCGAACACAATTTAGATGAGAGCTTACCAGAGTATGGAACATTTGATGCCATCGTTTCCAGTTTTGCGATTCATCATCTCAGCCACAATCGTAAACGTTCGATTTATGTAGAAATATTTAATATGTTGCAGCCCGGTGGTGTTTTCTGCAACTTAGAACATGTCGCTTCACCTACAGTGCGTTTGCACGAAAAGTTTTTAAAAGCGATAGGTGTCACACCAGCACAAGACGATCCATCCAACCAGCTTTTAGATGTAGAAACTCAACTAAAGTGGTTGCGGAACATTGGCTTTGAAGATGTGGATTGTTATTGGAAGTGGCTAGAATTAGCTCTACTAATTGGACGGAAACCAAAAATTGTAACCAGCGATGCGGTGCAGTGA
- a CDS encoding pyridoxamine 5'-phosphate oxidase family protein: MAKVFDSITEELQKFITNQQMFFVGTAPLNSDGHVNISPKGLESFRILSPHKVAYLDLTGSGNETSAHLQENGRITFMFCAFEGSPSILRLYGSGKTILPNNSEWESLYSQFPEIPGTRQIIVADIERVQTSCGMSVPLYDYQAQRESLVKWAAKKGESGIKEYHQKKNMVSIDGLATPLSEIL; the protein is encoded by the coding sequence ATGGCTAAAGTCTTTGATTCTATCACCGAAGAATTGCAAAAATTTATTACAAATCAACAGATGTTTTTCGTTGGTACAGCACCATTAAATTCTGACGGACATGTAAATATTTCTCCCAAGGGATTAGAGAGTTTTCGTATTCTTTCACCACATAAAGTTGCTTATTTAGATTTAACCGGAAGCGGAAACGAAACATCAGCGCATTTACAAGAAAACGGACGAATTACCTTTATGTTTTGTGCTTTTGAAGGTTCGCCCTCTATTTTGCGTCTTTATGGTAGCGGAAAAACTATTTTACCTAATAATTCAGAATGGGAATCTTTATATTCACAATTTCCCGAAATACCGGGAACCCGTCAAATAATAGTAGCTGATATTGAAAGAGTTCAAACTTCTTGTGGAATGAGCGTACCTTTATATGATTATCAAGCCCAGCGAGAAAGTTTAGTTAAATGGGCAGCTAAAAAAGGGGAATCAGGAATTAAGGAATATCATCAAAAGAAAAATATGGTTAGCATTGATGGTTTAGCAACTCCGTTGAGTGAAATATTATAG
- a CDS encoding AAA-like domain-containing protein — MTAARQLMVEKLNYAYKYQGGSLSANDPTYVKREADDELYFSLKSGKFCYVLNSRQMGKSSLRVRTMKRLQVDGMACAAIDLTATGSQITSEQWYKGIAYRLFRNFGGSVQIDWKQWWRDRDFLSGVQRLSEIIDEVLLESICGNIVIFIDEIDSVIGLDFPTDDFFAFIRNCYNQRADNPKYNRLTFCLLGVATPSNLIEDKRRTPFNIGQAIELTGFKLEEAKLSLIKGFASKVDNPEKTLAEVLFWTGGQPFLTQKLCKLVVEAQSKNPEISQLVKSQIIENWEARDEPEHLRTIRDRLLYDKRRSVILLELYQKIYREGEIVTTNVYEEVELRLSGLVVKQQGKLKIANPIYENIFNQNWIEQQLAAFWFFQQEWKELDVEPKSTLSTASLAKLLGCCVILLFICGFSLVAAYYFSGSDVFILRFGEYGSLIKFIRSTFIVTTYYYMMGVVWRKQTLEILYSQSKSAKISRFIAFFVIITVILIISNQLFVVAPQQLQAELGNTAQSSNKYYLPYILLSPYSFILHLLVAVPFGIVSIYTAFQDYNKSLQTTLKLNYRLKLIENNIHLFQNNSHSIVTTITQNYTKYSWIFINSIAPYKTMLIIVEILRLFEAKYGFNTMLSSGQRWTIFTYFLTFICCFFIILWNLSHYQQVLTKTSYCLLKLQADTDKFESENNVFQLVKKTINYQFDIYLIMVLIILNILNIFSN, encoded by the coding sequence ATGACGGCTGCACGTCAACTTATGGTAGAGAAACTGAACTACGCTTATAAATACCAAGGGGGAAGTTTATCAGCTAACGATCCCACTTATGTTAAACGTGAAGCTGATGACGAACTTTATTTTAGTTTAAAATCTGGTAAATTCTGCTACGTACTCAACTCGCGTCAAATGGGTAAATCCAGCTTGCGAGTTCGGACAATGAAACGACTGCAAGTCGATGGTATGGCTTGTGCTGCAATTGATTTAACCGCAACTGGCAGCCAAATTACCTCAGAACAATGGTACAAAGGTATTGCCTACCGTTTATTTAGAAATTTCGGGGGTTCAGTTCAAATTGATTGGAAACAATGGTGGCGCGATCGCGATTTTCTTTCAGGAGTGCAGCGGCTAAGCGAGATAATTGATGAAGTATTATTAGAGTCAATTTGTGGAAATATTGTTATTTTTATTGACGAAATTGATAGCGTTATTGGTTTAGATTTTCCAACGGATGATTTTTTCGCATTTATTCGCAATTGCTACAATCAACGTGCAGATAATCCTAAATACAATAGACTTACCTTTTGTTTGCTGGGGGTAGCAACGCCATCAAATTTAATTGAAGACAAAAGACGAACACCTTTTAATATTGGGCAAGCAATCGAGTTAACAGGTTTTAAGCTAGAAGAAGCTAAGTTATCTTTAATCAAAGGATTTGCCTCGAAGGTAGATAATCCCGAAAAAACTTTAGCAGAAGTTCTGTTTTGGACTGGAGGGCAACCATTTCTAACTCAAAAATTATGTAAATTAGTCGTGGAAGCCCAAAGTAAAAATCCTGAAATATCGCAGTTGGTAAAAAGCCAGATTATTGAAAATTGGGAAGCAAGAGACGAACCCGAACATTTAAGAACAATACGCGATAGATTGCTTTACGATAAACGGCGTTCGGTAATTTTGTTGGAACTTTATCAAAAAATTTACCGCGAAGGCGAAATAGTTACTACTAATGTTTATGAAGAGGTAGAGCTAAGACTATCTGGATTAGTAGTCAAACAGCAAGGAAAACTGAAAATAGCTAATCCTATTTACGAAAATATTTTTAATCAAAATTGGATTGAGCAGCAGTTAGCCGCATTTTGGTTTTTTCAACAGGAATGGAAAGAATTAGATGTAGAACCTAAATCAACTTTATCTACAGCATCTTTAGCTAAGCTTTTAGGTTGCTGCGTGATTTTATTATTTATTTGCGGATTTTCTCTAGTAGCAGCTTATTATTTTTCCGGTAGTGATGTATTTATACTAAGATTTGGTGAGTATGGAAGTTTAATTAAATTTATTCGCAGCACTTTTATAGTCACAACTTACTATTATATGATGGGTGTTGTTTGGAGAAAACAAACTCTAGAAATTTTATACAGTCAATCAAAATCAGCCAAAATATCTCGTTTCATAGCATTTTTTGTTATTATCACTGTAATTTTAATTATTAGCAATCAGCTATTTGTTGTCGCACCTCAACAGCTGCAAGCGGAATTAGGAAACACTGCTCAAAGCTCCAATAAATATTATCTTCCATATATTCTACTTTCTCCTTACTCTTTTATATTACATTTGCTTGTAGCTGTGCCTTTTGGTATAGTCAGTATTTACACAGCTTTTCAGGATTATAATAAAAGCTTGCAAACAACTCTAAAATTAAACTATAGATTAAAGTTAATCGAAAACAATATTCATTTATTTCAAAATAATAGCCATTCTATCGTCACAACTATTACTCAAAACTACACAAAATATTCTTGGATTTTTATTAATAGTATAGCTCCTTATAAAACTATGCTAATTATTGTTGAGATACTGAGATTATTTGAAGCCAAGTATGGTTTTAATACTATGCTGTCTAGCGGTCAAAGATGGACAATATTTACTTATTTCTTAACTTTCATTTGTTGCTTTTTTATAATACTATGGAATTTATCTCATTATCAGCAGGTATTAACTAAAACTTCTTATTGCTTATTAAAGCTGCAAGCCGATACTGATAAATTTGAGTCAGAAAACAATGTATTTCAGTTAGTTAAAAAAACAATTAATTATCAGTTTGATATTTACCTAATCATGGTTTTGATAATTTTGAATATTTTAAATATATTTTCAAATTGA
- a CDS encoding protein tyrosine phosphatase family protein, which translates to MSHNCMENIYNYLKISDKIATAGQPSVEQFSYIKEAGYQVVVNLALKDSSNALPNEKEIIESQGMQYIHIPVIWENPTEDKLQEFIQVMKTNVDKKIFVHCAANKRVSAFIYLYRRHQEGIDEEIAKKDLHQIWVPNEIWQQFIQDVEKNYK; encoded by the coding sequence ATGTCTCATAATTGTATGGAAAATATTTACAACTACTTAAAAATTTCCGATAAAATTGCTACTGCGGGACAACCATCTGTAGAACAGTTTTCTTATATAAAAGAAGCAGGTTATCAAGTTGTTGTCAATCTTGCATTAAAAGATTCTTCTAATGCTTTACCTAATGAAAAAGAAATTATAGAATCTCAAGGAATGCAATACATTCATATACCCGTAATTTGGGAAAATCCGACTGAGGATAAGTTACAAGAATTTATTCAAGTAATGAAAACAAACGTCGATAAAAAAATCTTTGTTCACTGTGCAGCAAACAAGCGGGTATCTGCTTTTATCTATCTATATCGTCGCCATCAAGAAGGTATTGATGAGGAAATAGCGAAAAAGGATTTACATCAGATTTGGGTTCCGAATGAAATTTGGCAGCAATTTATTCAAGATGTAGAGAAAAATTATAAGTAA
- the cruG gene encoding 2'-O-glycosyltransferase CruG → MQEFLSGISLCILLIQVPAVFVLLSRLLKGPFRQPPIQPQSPTPELLGNVSVVVPTLNEVERISPLLSGLSKQSYEVREIIVVDSNSQDGTRDLVKATIEKDPRFRLITDDPLPSYWVGRPWALHNGFLNIDPKSEWFLGMDADTQPHPGLVAGLIKTASALEYDLVSLSPRFILKYPGESLLQPALLMTLLYRFDPAGVNTQASERVMANGQCFLCRRSVLETVNGYTSAKSSFCDDVTLARQIAATGFKVGFLDGAKVLKVRMYEGAAETWKEWGRSLDLKDASSKAQTWGDLWLLASTQGLPLILVVLLLFLSPHVLFPSVLLSLNLFLLLIRCLMLLAIAPSYDFTQTKGGWLFWLSPIADPLAVSRIFLSAFRTPRQWRGREYG, encoded by the coding sequence ATGCAGGAGTTTTTGAGCGGTATCTCGCTTTGTATTTTACTTATTCAGGTACCAGCAGTTTTTGTTCTGCTGTCGCGTCTACTAAAAGGACCATTTCGCCAACCTCCGATTCAGCCCCAAAGTCCTACACCTGAACTTTTAGGGAATGTTAGCGTGGTGGTTCCGACTCTTAATGAAGTCGAACGTATCAGCCCCTTGTTAAGTGGGTTGAGCAAACAAAGTTATGAAGTCCGGGAAATCATCGTTGTGGATAGCAATTCCCAAGATGGTACCCGCGACTTAGTAAAAGCAACAATTGAAAAAGACCCGCGTTTTCGTTTGATAACAGATGACCCTTTGCCTTCATATTGGGTAGGTCGTCCGTGGGCTTTACATAATGGCTTTTTGAATATTGACCCGAAGAGTGAATGGTTTCTGGGAATGGATGCGGATACTCAACCGCATCCCGGTTTAGTTGCTGGTTTGATCAAAACTGCATCTGCTCTCGAATACGATTTAGTTTCGCTGTCTCCCCGATTCATTCTTAAATATCCTGGTGAATCTTTGCTTCAACCGGCGCTGTTAATGACGCTACTTTATAGATTTGACCCTGCGGGTGTGAATACGCAGGCATCCGAGCGGGTAATGGCTAACGGACAATGCTTTCTGTGCCGTCGTTCGGTTTTAGAAACAGTTAATGGCTATACCAGCGCCAAAAGTTCATTTTGCGATGATGTCACTTTAGCAAGACAGATAGCCGCAACTGGTTTTAAAGTAGGTTTCTTAGATGGAGCTAAAGTACTTAAGGTAAGGATGTATGAAGGAGCAGCAGAAACCTGGAAAGAATGGGGAAGAAGCCTTGACCTAAAAGACGCATCTTCAAAGGCTCAAACTTGGGGAGACTTATGGTTGCTCGCATCAACCCAAGGCTTACCTTTAATATTAGTAGTTTTACTATTATTTCTTTCTCCCCACGTTCTTTTCCCATCGGTACTTTTGTCTCTGAATCTATTTTTACTGCTAATTCGTTGTTTAATGCTTTTAGCAATAGCACCGTCTTACGATTTTACTCAAACTAAAGGGGGCTGGTTATTTTGGCTTTCACCAATTGCAGACCCCTTAGCAGTTTCCAGAATTTTCTTGTCAGCCTTTCGTACCCCGCGACAGTGGCGAGGACGTGAGTATGGTTGA
- a CDS encoding Uma2 family endonuclease — protein MVVQLNQQLTLEEFFNLPPGEGDITYELIDGKAIPKMSPKKFHSKLTRALLNLIEKCCEGKGEVCPELAITLTRNGRNWVPTPDLLYISNERLPDDWEEEGACSIPPDLAIEIISPGQTFGQMALKAQDYLNAGALRVWVVDSKARSITVFYPDAAPRTYMGDEVITDSLFAGLEFSVEAVFQKAKIPAKND, from the coding sequence ATGGTAGTTCAACTCAACCAGCAATTAACCCTCGAAGAGTTCTTTAATCTTCCTCCAGGAGAAGGAGATATTACCTACGAACTCATTGACGGAAAAGCAATTCCTAAAATGTCACCGAAAAAATTTCATTCCAAACTAACCCGTGCCCTTCTTAATCTGATAGAAAAATGTTGTGAAGGAAAAGGAGAAGTGTGTCCAGAATTAGCAATTACATTAACTCGTAATGGACGTAACTGGGTACCAACACCAGACTTATTATATATATCCAACGAACGTTTACCAGATGACTGGGAAGAAGAAGGAGCTTGTTCAATACCACCAGATTTAGCAATTGAAATTATCTCACCCGGACAAACTTTTGGACAAATGGCTCTTAAAGCGCAGGATTATTTGAATGCTGGAGCATTAAGGGTTTGGGTGGTAGACAGTAAAGCTAGAAGCATTACAGTTTTTTATCCAGATGCAGCACCGAGAACTTATATGGGTGATGAAGTAATTACTGATTCTTTATTTGCAGGGTTAGAATTCAGTGTTGAAGCAGTGTTTCAAAAAGCTAAAATTCCAGCGAAAAATGATTAA